Below is a genomic region from Spirochaetota bacterium.
TGGTATAATTCGTACAAATGGAGATTTGACGGATTGGGTAAGACAAGGCGTATTATTGTTGAACGCTTCTCTAACGTATACCGACGAGGAAAATCGAGAAATACATTATGCCGCTTGGCGGTCTATACTAAAACCATTTTTAAGAGATTATGTAAAAGAATATAGCGATGTGCTAATTGTTGCGTTAGGAAACAAGGCGGCAAGTATTTGTCCAGACGATCACGAGCATGTTTTGCATTTTTCACACCCATCTCCATTATCGGCAAAATCTTTTTTGGGCTGTCAAATGTTTCGGAAAATAGATGAGCATTTGTTACGTTTAAAAAAACAACCAATAAAATGGGGTTAATTAATCTTGCTTTTTGTATTCATTTTTGTTGGTTGATCGTTTTTTCATAAACACCCCTTCCCTCAAAAATAAAATCTAACCCCCAAAAAATTCAACAAAAAATAAAATAGTATAAAAAAGAAACAAAAAATATTACGTTTAAATGGTATTAGATTATAAGTATTAATAAGGTATTGACAAAAAAAAGAAAGTGTGTTATAATTATAATATAATGGCTAATCCAGCTAAGGCCAAGGGGCTTAAGATGGAATGCTGCTCCCCGTGTCTTAGAAAGGTTGTAAGTAGTGTGTGCCTAAATGACGGCTTACAATCAGGTATAAAGACCCTTATTTTAGGGGTAGGTTAGAGAAAAGAAAGAAAAAGGAGGTAAAAAAATGTATATTGCATTTATACGTTGGTTTATTTTTTTGACTATTGGTTTACCCTTACAGATTTTTGTTATTATGCCTATTTATGTTTTAATATATCTTTTTTGGCATTTATGGTATTTTAAATCAATAAATAAAAGAATGCCACAATATGAATTTATACCAGTAATGCCAATATATCATTATGAATATGGTATTTTAATTAATAATGACGATCATGGTGCATTTACTCAATACACAGACTGTACCGCTAGTGGACTATTACAATTTGTAGATTATCCCAGCAATGAAGATCGACATTTAACTTTTTTACGTACCCCCAAATATAATAAAGCGGATAATCGAATGTATAATGAAGTATCAGGCGACACCGTAATTAGCTTTTGTTTTGCCGCAGTATTACCTGACCCTCAAACCCATCAACAGCGTATGTACGATCCGGCTGTGAAAAAAGCAATATTAGAGCTTGCCAAATCATATTTAATCTTTTTAGGAACAAGATCTTTTGATAAGAAAAATAATGGACATGTTTCAGCACGGTGTAGTAATTTTGGTGTAAATTGG
It encodes:
- a CDS encoding uracil-DNA glycosylase — its product is MSLKAWDKYLYVDAINDAIASLYSTIKSPRPEDVVKVFKLTDPKKINIIILGQDPYPNPNHATGIAFSVPPETDPLPATLKVLFAELKQNYGIIRTNGDLTDWVRQGVLLLNASLTYTDEENREIHYAAWRSILKPFLRDYVKEYSDVLIVALGNKAASICPDDHEHVLHFSHPSPLSAKSFLGCQMFRKIDEHLLRLKKQPIKWG